GTCCTCGGCGACAGCGGAGGACCTTCCGGATGCGAGCTTTGCGGGCCAACAGGAGACGTTCTTGAACATCACCCGCGAGGCGCTGCTCGACCGGGTGAAACAGTGTTGGGCGTCGCTGTTCACGAAGCGGGCGATCTACTACCGCGAAGAACAGGGGTTCGACCACGATATGGTGGACATCGCCGTCGTCGTGCAGACGATGGTCGACGCAGAGAAAAGCGGCGTCATGTTCACCAGCCACCCATCGACCGGCGACGACGAGATCATCGTCGAAGCCGCGTGGGGACTGGGCGAGGCCGTCGTCTCCGGATCAGTCTCACCGGACAACTACGTCATCGACCCCGCGACCGCCGAGCCGACGACCGTTACCATCGCTGATAAGAAAGCGATGCACATCAAGGATCCAGAAACGGGCGAAACCGTCGAAACGGAGGTGCCCGACGAGAAGCGCACCGAGCGCGTGTTGACTGACGAGGAGATCGCTCGACTCACCGAACTCGGCCAGCGGGTCGAAGATCACTACGGCACACCTCAAGACGTCGAGTGGGCGATCGTCGACGCCGCGGAAGACGAATCTGGAGACGGAGTGTTCATGCTCCAATCGCGGCCGATCACGACGATCACCGAGGAGACCACGACGCCACAGGCCGAGGCGACGGACGGAAGCGGTCTCGAAGCGGAACAACACAGCGAGATGCTGCTGAAGGGTCTCGGCGCGAGTCCAGGCGTCGTTTCGGGACCGGCACAGATCGTAACGAAACTCGATCAGCTCGACAAGGTCGCGGAGGGAGATATCATCGTGACCGAGATGACGACGCCGGATATGGTACCGGCGATGAAGCGCGCGGCGGGGATCATCACCGACGAGGGCGGGATGACCTCCCACGCTGCCATCGTTTCCAGAGAGCTGGGTGTGCCCGCCGTCGTTGGGTCTAGCAGCGCGACCACCCAGATCGATGACGGACAGGTCATCACGATCGACGGCGACAAAGGAACCGTCGAGGAAGGCACGACCGAAACGGACGCCGGTGAGCGCGAGCCACACGAAGACGTCAGACCCCAGAGTCCCGTAAAACCGATGACGGCGACGGAGGTGAAAGTGAACGTTTCCATTCCGGAGGCTGCCAATCGCGCCGCTGCCACGGGAGCCGACGGCGTTGGGCTGCTCCGACTGGAGCACATGATCCTTTCGACCGACAAAACGCCCGAACGGTACATCCGTGATCACGGGGCCGATGCGTACATCGAGGAGATCGTCAGCGGCGTTCGAGGAGTCGCCGACGAGTTCTATCCTCGACCCGTGCGGGTCCGTACGCTCGATGCGCCCACCGACGAGTTCCGCCAACTGGAGGGCGGCAAGGACGAACCGAACGAACACAATCCGATGCTTGGGTATCGGGGTATTCGACGGAGTCTCGACCGGCCCAACGTGTTCGAACACGAACTCGAAGCGTTCCGACGGCTGTTCGACATGGGATACGACAACGTCGAGATCATGCTTCCGCTCGTGAACGACGTCGAAGACGTCCACCGTGCAAAATCACTCATGAAAGACGTCGGTATCGATCCGAGCATCCGGACGTGGGGTGTGATGATCGAAACGCCGGCGAGCGCACTGTGTGTCGAGGAGATGGCCGACGCTGGGATCTCCTTTGCCTCCTTCGGTACGAACGATCTCACCCAGTACACGCTGGCAGTCGACCGGAACAACGAAAACGTCGCGTCTCGGTTCGATGAACTTCACCCCGCGGTGTTAAAGCTCATCGGTGATACCATCGAAACGTGTCGTGAAAACGACGTGGATACGAGCATCTGTGGCCAAGCCGGTTCGAAACCACAAATGGTCCGGTATCTCGTCAACACCGGCATCAGCTCTATCAGCGCCAACATCGACGCCGTCAGGGACGTCCAACACGAAGTCAAACGCGTCGAGCAGAAGTTGCTGCTCGAATCCGTCCGCGAGTAACCGATCGAAGGACGATAGTCCCGTTACAAATAATTTTTTACCTGTGTGCATCCGTAATAACACAGTATGGTAACCATTCCTGATCGACTGAAAAATGGGATGTCATCGTTGTTGGGTCCGGCAGGGAGCGGGATTCAGTGGCTGGGTGGGGCTGTCGTCGTGTGTGGAGTAACGCTCAAAGGCGTTCTCTTCCAGTCCGGTCGGGAAGATCTCCTCACGGCGACTATCACCTCGATCGGACTGCTCGGTCCGGTATGGCTCGCGTTCGGCGGAATGGCGATGATCGGTGCGAACAACAGCGTGCTCTGTACGACCGGGGAGATAGGGATCCCTGCGCTGTTGGTGACGACGATCTTCGAGGCCTTGGTTGCGCTGTTCGTGCTCAAAGGACTCCTGCGACTAATGATATCGATCTCCCAAGCTGAAAACGAACTGACCGATCCGATGTTATCGATCGGTGCAGCGATCCTCCCAGTCTTATTCGGATCGGTGTTGAGCGTGGAAGGCGGCAGCCTCATCGCGTGTCTATACCCGTAAACTACCCTCCCCACTCGCTCGGTTCATACGGAACTTACCTCCATCCGGTCACGAACTGACATCCATCGAGAGATAGATGGTTGATTAGTGTATCATACTAATGTGTTTATGGAAAGGAATTCCTGGATTGGTGAGTGTCAGTGAACAACTCAGTTCGTTCGTTCACGCAGTCGCTTGGACGTCGAGCGACGGGTGTGAGCGCGTTCATGGGCTGTGGAATCTGGCTCGTGCTCGTGGGCAATTCGTTGTTTGATCAGCTTGAGGTGCTCTTTTTACTGGCACCACTGATGATCGTGCCGTTGTTGCTCGGTCTCGTCGGTTGGGAGGTTCGATCACGCTGGTATCGCTATGCGGTGCTCGGTCAACCGATCGGGGCAGTTCTCGTTGTGGTCTCATTCACAGTTGATCGTGGGATAGCGGCCGGGGTGGCGATCGTTCCGTGGGTCGTGGTGACAGTGATAGTGGCATTGTGGGGACTCGAACGGCTGTTATCCCGGGGTCTCGAACCGCTGTCTGCACTCGCCGTCGACGCCGGACTGTTGTACGTCATCGTCGGGAGTGGATGGTTGATGTGCAGCCGTCTCGGGCTACAGCCGATGGGGTTCAGTGATTCGATCGTGTTTTTCACCGCGGTGCACTTCCATTACGCCGGATTCGCCCTTCCGATACTCGCCGGCATGACCGGGCGCGTGGTTGAGGCGAACGGGGGGACCGTTGGACGATACGTCTACAGTGGTGCGGCCACGACGATCATAGTCGGTCCGGGGTTGATCGCCGCTGGGATCACGCTGTCACCGCTGATCGAGATAGTCGCTGTGACCGCGCTCGCCAGCGGAGTGATCGCGTTCGCGTTGGTGACGCTGGTCGTCGTCGTTCCCGAACGGGGAAATCGGATCCAGCAGGTGGCGCTCGTGATCTCTTCGGTCGCGGTCGGTGTGTCGATGCTCTTTGCGTTCGGCTACGGCCTTTCTCAGTTCATCGGCCGAACGATCGCCGGACTTCGGATCGATACGATGGTGATGGTACACGGGCATTTGAACGCGGTCGGGTTTGCGCTGCTGGGCGCGCTCGGGTGGTCCATCTCTGTGCCATCTGCTATCTCTCATCGGGTTCCTCCGCTTAGTTCACTCACGGCCAACCGTCGGGTGGGCAAAGAGTTCCTCGAACGGAACGGTCTCCGCGGTTCGGATGCGCCCTCCGGACAGATGGATCAGCTGTCGGCGTACGCCCGGCCGGGGTTCGATCCGGAAGCCGTCCACCCGTCGGTTCGGACGTTCTACGAGGAGACCAACGCCTATGAGCTGCAGTACGACGTGCAGTACCACTCCGGATTCCGGAGTGGGGCACGGCTCGGGAGCTGGGTGACAGCGCGGATCGAACAGTGCAATCTTCCCGCTCCGGGCGCTCAGACGAAACGAACCGACAGCCGAATCGTCGATGTCGACGACGTTGCCGATGGACGAACGGGCACCCGTGCGTGGATCAGAACCGATCTGGAGACGGAAAACGCGGTGTTCGTCGCCGTGTACGCCACACACGAACACAAGGGAGAAACGTACATGAACATCGGACTACCACTACCGTGGTGCAACTTGTCCGCCGTTCTGTGGATCGATTCCGTCGACATCGATACTGATAAGCACGGAATCCGTCTCTCCTCGCGGCAACGGGACGATTCAGGCGACGAAGGTATCTAT
The sequence above is drawn from the Halocatena salina genome and encodes:
- the ppsA gene encoding phosphoenolpyruvate synthase, whose amino-acid sequence is MAVLWLDTIGSDDLDSVGGKGASLGELTGAELPVPPGFVVTAGTYRSFIEQTGIDEELFEAVDIDPDDSSALADAEETAEELILDTELPEEIASGILEAYDDLDDGEAFVAVRSSATAEDLPDASFAGQQETFLNITREALLDRVKQCWASLFTKRAIYYREEQGFDHDMVDIAVVVQTMVDAEKSGVMFTSHPSTGDDEIIVEAAWGLGEAVVSGSVSPDNYVIDPATAEPTTVTIADKKAMHIKDPETGETVETEVPDEKRTERVLTDEEIARLTELGQRVEDHYGTPQDVEWAIVDAAEDESGDGVFMLQSRPITTITEETTTPQAEATDGSGLEAEQHSEMLLKGLGASPGVVSGPAQIVTKLDQLDKVAEGDIIVTEMTTPDMVPAMKRAAGIITDEGGMTSHAAIVSRELGVPAVVGSSSATTQIDDGQVITIDGDKGTVEEGTTETDAGEREPHEDVRPQSPVKPMTATEVKVNVSIPEAANRAAATGADGVGLLRLEHMILSTDKTPERYIRDHGADAYIEEIVSGVRGVADEFYPRPVRVRTLDAPTDEFRQLEGGKDEPNEHNPMLGYRGIRRSLDRPNVFEHELEAFRRLFDMGYDNVEIMLPLVNDVEDVHRAKSLMKDVGIDPSIRTWGVMIETPASALCVEEMADAGISFASFGTNDLTQYTLAVDRNNENVASRFDELHPAVLKLIGDTIETCRENDVDTSICGQAGSKPQMVRYLVNTGISSISANIDAVRDVQHEVKRVEQKLLLESVRE
- a CDS encoding YndJ family protein — its product is MNNSVRSFTQSLGRRATGVSAFMGCGIWLVLVGNSLFDQLEVLFLLAPLMIVPLLLGLVGWEVRSRWYRYAVLGQPIGAVLVVVSFTVDRGIAAGVAIVPWVVVTVIVALWGLERLLSRGLEPLSALAVDAGLLYVIVGSGWLMCSRLGLQPMGFSDSIVFFTAVHFHYAGFALPILAGMTGRVVEANGGTVGRYVYSGAATTIIVGPGLIAAGITLSPLIEIVAVTALASGVIAFALVTLVVVVPERGNRIQQVALVISSVAVGVSMLFAFGYGLSQFIGRTIAGLRIDTMVMVHGHLNAVGFALLGALGWSISVPSAISHRVPPLSSLTANRRVGKEFLERNGLRGSDAPSGQMDQLSAYARPGFDPEAVHPSVRTFYEETNAYELQYDVQYHSGFRSGARLGSWVTARIEQCNLPAPGAQTKRTDSRIVDVDDVADGRTGTRAWIRTDLETENAVFVAVYATHEHKGETYMNIGLPLPWCNLSAVLWIDSVDIDTDKHGIRLSSRQRDDSGDEGIYLRTPIGPVRLPMHEDFRVWPAKSKARSDDDLVAEHRLWLFGRRFLTITYTIERTTAESPFGQRERNG